In Zingiber officinale cultivar Zhangliang chromosome 6A, Zo_v1.1, whole genome shotgun sequence, a single genomic region encodes these proteins:
- the LOC121996099 gene encoding probable inactive leucine-rich repeat receptor kinase XIAO, with product MHFFTLLLLFPLLVSATPPPSPPPPPPLTPAGRSRETQGEIDALTAFRLALRDPLGALDGWDEGSLSAPCDWRGVACEPNAARVVELRLPRLRLSGLISPRLADLRLLQRLSLRSNQFYGSIPPALASLGNLRSLFLQSNALSGPIRAFPLYNLSSLQVLSFAGNLLIGSVPAAFPPGIRYLDLSSNAFAGLVPANLSSAATQLQFLDLSYNRLRGIIPGDLGRLPALSFLYLDGNLLEGTLPAVLANCSSLVHLSIQGNNLRGIVPSAIAEMPNLQVLALARNHLSGAVPASIFYNSTLTGSSSLRIVQLGLNEFTELAIPPPDERLSASLQVLDVKENKLTGPFPAWLANASGLTVLDLTGNALTGSLPPGIGRLASLQELRLGRNFMTGQLPREIGLCGAIQVLDLEKNRFSGHIPDSLGSLSRLRDLYMGGNFFSGRIPLNLLNLSKLETLSLHSNHISGILPQELTQLTNLTTLDLAGNGISGEILSSIGELLGLQVLNLSKNGLSGAIPASIGRLLNLRSLDLSGQNLSGDLPPELFGLPSLQVISLADNSFSGQVPEGFSSLWSLQVLNLTGNAFSGTIPTTYGYLQLLKVLSVSYNNITGEIPAELANCSNLTVLQIRSNHLSGSIPKDLSRLSILTELDLGQNNLSGDIPLELSNCSALVSLKLDGNHLSGDIPGSISNLSKLQELDLSDNEFSNLLPSSLARISGLVYFNVSDNNLSGAIPEVLGARFSDPSLFAGNPELCGQPLEKSCRRSKRSYLILVIGLAAAAAFILVLLCCCFAYTLLRWRRRFLDSRAGVKKRSPGRGSGSSQESGGETNGGPKLVMFNNRNTYADTVEATRQYDEENVLSRGRHGLLFKACYNDGTVLSILRLPSTSADGAIVIEEAAFRKEAESLGKVKHRNLTVLRGYYAGPPPDVRLLVYDYMPNGNLATLLQEASHQDGHVLNWPMRHLIALGVARGLAFLHASGVIHGDVKPQNILFDADFEPHLSDFGLEPIVVTAGAAAAAAAASTSATPVGSLGYVAPDAAAAGQATREGDVYSFGIVLLELLTGRRPGTFAGEEEEDIVKWVKRQLQRGQVAELLEPGLLELDPESSEWEEFLLGVKVGLLCTAPDPLDRPSMADIVFMLEGCRVGPDLASSADPTSQPSPA from the coding sequence ATGCACTTCTTCACGCTTCTGCTGCTGTTTCCCTTACTTGTTTCCGCCACCCCGCCTCcgtctccgccgccgccgccgcctcttaCGCCGGCGGGGCGCAGCCGGGAAACCCAGGGGGAGATCGACGCGCTTACAGCGTTCAGGCTCGCGCTCCGTGACCCTCTCGGCGCGCTCGACGGCTGGGACGAGGGGTCTCTCTCCGCGCCTTGCGACTGGCGCGGCGTCGCTTGCGAACCTAACGCCGCccgcgtcgtcgagctccgactccCTCGCCTTCGCCTCTCCGGCCTCATCTCTCCTCGGCTTGCTGACCTCCGGCTCCTGCAGCGTCTGAGCCTCCGGTCGAACCAGTTCTACGGGTCTATTCCGCCGGCATTGGCCTCTCTTGGCAACCTCCGCTCCCTCTTCCTCCAGTCCAATGCCCTTTCCGGTCCCATCCGCGCCTTCCCACTCTACAACCTCTCCTCCCTCCAAGTCCTCAGCTTTGCCGGTAACCTCCTCATTGGCTCTGTGCCCGCCGCCTTTCCTCCGGGTATCCGCTACCTCGACCTCTCTTCTAATGCATTCGCCGGCCTTGtcccggccaacctctcttccgcCGCCACGCAGCTCCAGTTCCTCGACCTCTCCTACAACCGCCTCCGCGGCATTATTCCCGGAGACCTCGGCCGTCTCCCCGCGCTTTCTTTCCTCTACCTCGACGGCAACCTTCTCGAAGGCACCCTCCCGGCGGTGCTCGCCAACTGCTCCTCCCTCGTTCACCTAAGCATACAGGGAAACAACCTCCGGGGCATCGTACCTTCGGCCATCGCGGAGATGCCCAACCTTCAAGTGCTGGCTCTCGCTCGGAATCACCTCTCCGGCGCAGTGCCGGCCTCCATCTTCTACAATTCCACCCTCACTGGTAGCTCCTCCCTCCGGATCGTGCAGCTCGGCCTCAATGAGTTCACAGAACTGGCTATCCCGCCGCCGGACGAGCGCCTCTCTGCATCCCTACAAGTTCTGGATGTCAAGGAGAACAAGCTCACCGGGCCATTCCCTGCGTGGCTTGCCAATGCCTCTGGGCTAACTGTCTTGGATCTCACAGGCAATGCTCTCACCGGCTCCCTTCCGCCGGGTATTGGAAGGCTTGCGTCGCTGCAAGAGCTCCGGTTGGGACGGAACTTCATGACCGGTCAACTTCCCAGGGAGATCGGCTTGTGTGGTGCAATACAAGTTCTTGATCTCGAGAAGAACAGGTTCTCGGGCCACATACCGGATTCTCTTGGGAGCCTCAGCCGCCTGAGGGATCTATATATGGGTGGCAACTTCTTCTCCGGTCGGATTCCACTGAATCTGCTAAACCTCTCGAAACTGGAGACATTATCCCTCCATTCAAACCACATTTCCGGCATTCTCCCGCAGGAACTGACGCAGCTCACCAATCTCACTACGCTCGACCTCGCCGGCAATGGCATCTCTGGCGAGATTCTGTCCTCGATCGGGGAGCTCCTTGGCCTGCAGGTGCTAAATCTGAGCAAAAACGGCCTCTCTGGCGCCATTCCAGCGAGCATCGGTAGGCTTCTAAACCTTAGGTCACTCGACCTCAGTGGTCAGAACCTTTCCGGCGATCTTCCTCCTGAGCTCTTCGGACTGCCCAGCCTTCAGGTGATATCGCTTGCAGATAACTCATTTTCTGGCCAAGTCCCCGAAGGTTTCAGCAGCCTATGGAGCTTGCAGGTTCTCAACCTCACCGGCAATGCTTTCTCTGGTACAATCCCGACGACCTACGGCTACCTCCAGTTGCTTAAAGTTCTGTCAGTCTCCTACAACAACATCACCGGCGAGATTCCAGCTGAGCTCGCCAACTGCTCCAATCTCACTGTTCTCCAGATTCGCTCCAACCATTTGTCCGGATCCATTCCGAAGGACCTTTCTCGTCTCTCCATACTCACGGAGCTCGACCTCGGTCAGAACAATCTCTCCGGCGATATCCCGCTGGAACTATCCAATTGCTCAGCATTGGTGAGCCTCAAATTGGACGGTAATCATCTCTCAGGCGACATTCCCGGCTCGATCTCGAATCTTTCCAAGCTCCAGGAGCTCGACCTCTCTGACAACGAGTTCTCTAACCTCCTTCCCTCATCTCTCGCCCGTATCTCCGGCTTGGTGTACTTTAATGTGTCGGATAATAACCTCAGCGGAGCGATCCCAGAGGTGCTCGGTGCCCGTTTCAGCGACCCGTCATTATTTGCTGGGAACCCAGAACTCTGCGGCCAGCCATTGGAGAAGTCGTGTCGGAGAAGCAAAAGGAGCTATCTCATCCTAGTGATCGGCCTCGCGGCGGCGGCGGCCTTCATTCTTGTCCTGTTGTGCTGCTGCTTCGCTTACACTCTGCTGCGGTGGCGGAGGCGCTTCTTAGATAGCCGGGCCGGGGTAAAGAAACGGAGCCCTGGGAGGGGCAGCGGATCGAGCCAAGAAAGCGGAGGAGAGACCAACGGCGGGCCGAAGCTGGTGATGTTCAACAACAGGAACACTTACGCCGATACCGTGGAGGCTACGCGTCAGTACGACGAAGAAAATGTCCTGAGTCGCGGTCGCCATGGACTGCTGTTCAAGGCGTGCTACAACGATGGTACTGTGTTGTCCATCCTGCGCCTGCCATCGACGTCCGCTGACGGCGCCATCGTGATTGAGGAGGCGGCGTTCCGCAAGGAGGCGGAGTCGCTGGGGAAGGTGAAGCACCGGAATCTTACCGTGCTTCGCGGTTACTACGCCGGACCCCCACCGGATGTTCGATTGCTAGTCTACGATTACATGCCGAACGGCAACCTAGCCACTCTGCTGCAGGAGGCGTCCCACCAGGACGGCCACGTTCTCAACTGGCCGATGCGCCATCTCATTGCCCTCGGCGTTGCCCGCGGTCTCGCCTTCCTCCATGCCTCCGGGGTAATCCACGGGGACGTCAAGCCGCAGAACATCCTCTTCGACGCCGATTTCGAGCCCCACCTCTCTGATTTCGGCCTGGAGCCGATCGTGGTGACTGCAGGAGCAGCCGCGGCTGCCGCAGCCGCATCCACGTCCGCGACGCCAGTGGGCTCGCTGGGGTACGTCGCCCCCGACGCCGCCGCGGCGGGACAGGCGACGCGAGAGGGGGACGTGTACAGCTTCGGCATCGTGCTGCTGGAGCTTCTGACGGGAAGACGGCCGGGGACCTTCGCGGGCGAAGAAGAGGAGGACATCGTGAAGTGGGTGAAGCGGCAGCTGCAGCGGGGCCAGGTGGCGGAGCTGCTCGAACCAGGTCTTCTGGAGCTGGACCCGGAGTCGTCGGAGTGGGAAGAGTTCCTTCTGGGCGTGAAGGTCGGCCTTCTCTGCACCGCCCCCGACCCGCTCGACCGGCCGTCGATGGCCGACATCGTCTTCATGCTCGAGGGCTGCCGCGTCGGCCCCGACCTCGCTTCCTCCGCCGACCCCACCTCCCAGCCTTCTCCCGCCTGA
- the LOC121996098 gene encoding arabinosyltransferase XEG113-like isoform X2 yields MAPCNSLPEGKPIFLAIYTAVVAGIVFSALVILSSLSGDGGNGKPFYFSGTWLFPSASSAPLSSLPPLSPPPVTRTPKQRIEPPNMFTRAIWDLPLDTKMPDMKLFQLTKDMVKHRAKDNIIIVTFGNHAFMDFIVNWVKHLTDLDISNLLVGAMDIKLLESLYWKGIPVFDMGSKMATIDVGWGSPTFHKMGREKVLLINALLPFGYEILMCDTDMVWLKNPLPYIARFPEADILTSSDQIVPTVTDDSLEVWQEVTGAYNVGIFHWRPTVPAKKLAKDWKDLLLNDETIWDQAGFNNLVHKVLGPSVEGSNGLVYAFDGSLKLGILPASIFCSGHTYFVQALHQQLRLEPYAVHTTFQYAGTEGKRHRLREAMLFYDQPAYYDSAGGFLSFNPGLPKTLLLNGPHTLHSHFSLMNYQMKLIRTAFAVASLLNRTLVMPPLWCRFDRIWFGHPGILEGTLTRQPFLCPMDHLFEINVMLNDLSEAEFGPQIDFREYSFLQNPLVPKHVKESVLDVQLCDPHSSGCDIPNRSTNHGFIRFPRNSTEQMYIQTFSQYKDVKVLRFSSMEDTFQGFSSTEREAKFRNRVKRYVGLWCCVENRSPGHIYYDMYWNEKPGWTPEPPQTRNDDHPPWQTD; encoded by the exons ATGGCGCCGTGCAATTCGCTCCCCGAGGGCAAGCCCATCTTCTTAGCAATCTACACCGCCGTCGTTGCCGGAATCGTCTTCTCTGCCCTGGTCATACTCTCCTCCCTCTCCGGCGATGGGGGGAACGGAAAGCCGTTCTACTTCTCCGGCACCTGGCTCTTTCCTTCTGCGTCGTCTGCGCCACTCTCATCCCTTCCTCCTCTTTCGCCTCCGCCGG TTACTAGAACGCCAAAGCAACGAATTGAGCCTCCTAACATGTTCACAAGAGCTATCTGGGATCTGCCACTTGATACTAAAATGCCGGACATGAAGTTGTTTCAGCTAACTAAGGATATGGTGAAGCATCGTGCAAAAGATAACATTATTATTGTGACATTTGGAAATCATGCATTCATGGATTTTATCGTGAATTGGGTCAAACACTTAACAGATCTAGATATCAGTAACCTTCTTGTTG GTGCTATGGACATCAAACTACTGGAATCTCTTTATTGGAAAGGCATTCCTGTCTTTGACATGGGTAGTAAAATGGCAACAATTGATGTTGGCTGGGGTTCCCCTACATTCCATAAAATGGGAAGGGAAAAAGTGTTGTTGATAAATGCTCTCCTACCTTTTGGCTATGAGATACTAATGTGTGATACAGATATGGTTTGGTTAAAG AATCCACTTCCATATATTGCTCGCTTTCCTGAAGCTGATATCTTAACATCAAGTGATCAGATTGTACCAACAGTCACCGATGATAGTTTGGAAGTCTGGCAGGAAG TAACTGGGGCCTATAATGTTGGAATTTTCCATTGGCGTCCTACTGTTCCTGCAAAAAAGCTAGCAAAGGACTGGAAAGATTTGCTTTTAAATGATGAAACTATATGGGACCAGGCCGGCTTTAATAATCTCGTTCACAAAGTTTTAGGTCCATCTGTTGAAGGATCAAACGGCCTGGTATATGCTTTTGATGGGTCCCTAAAGCTGGGTATACTACCAGCCAGTATTTTCTGCAGTGGCCACACATACTTTGTCCAG GCTCTTCACCAGCAGCTTAGGTTAGAGCCATATGCAGTTCACACCACCTTCCAGTATGCTGGTACTGAAGGAAAGCGCCATAGATTGCGGGAGGCTATGCTTTTCTATGACCAACCTGCATACTATGATTCTGCAG GAGGTTTCTTATCATTTAACCCAGGTCTTCCTAAGACTTTGTTGCTGAATGGTCCGCATACCCTACATTCTCACTTCTCACTCATGAATTATCAG ATGAAGCTGATAAGGACTGCATTTGCTGTTGCCTCTTTATTGAATAGAACACTG GTAATGCCTCCATTATGGTGCAGGTTTGACAGAATATGGTTTGGACATCCTGGAATTCTTGAAGGCACACTGACCAGACAACCTTTTCTTTGCCCTATGGACCACTTGTTTGAG ATCAATGTCATGCTCAATGACCTTTCTGAAGCAGAATTTGGTCCACAAATAGACTTCAGGGAGTATTCGTTCCTGCAGAATCCTTTAGTGCCCAAACAT GTGAAGGAGTCTGTTCTTGATGTTCAATTGTGCGATCCTCATTCCAGTGGATGCGATATTCCAAACAGATCAACTAACCATGGATTCATACGATTTCCAAGGAACAGCACTGAGCAAATG TATATACAAACATTCTCCCAATACAAGGATGTAAAAGTTTTGCGCTTTTCATCCATGGAGGACACCTTCCAAGGGTTCAGTAGCACT GAAAGGGAAGCAAAATTCAGAAATCGCGTGAAGCGGTACGTGGGGTTATGGTGTTGCGTGGAGAATCGCAGCCCTGGTCACATATATTATGACATGTACTGGAACGAGAAGCCTGGATGGACACCAGAACCACCTCAAACTAGAAATGATGATCATCCCCCATGGCAAACCGATTGA
- the LOC121996098 gene encoding arabinosyltransferase XEG113-like isoform X1 yields MAPCNSLPEGKPIFLAIYTAVVAGIVFSALVILSSLSGDGGNGKPFYFSGTWLFPSASSAPLSSLPPLSPPPDLNLTVTRTPKQRIEPPNMFTRAIWDLPLDTKMPDMKLFQLTKDMVKHRAKDNIIIVTFGNHAFMDFIVNWVKHLTDLDISNLLVGAMDIKLLESLYWKGIPVFDMGSKMATIDVGWGSPTFHKMGREKVLLINALLPFGYEILMCDTDMVWLKNPLPYIARFPEADILTSSDQIVPTVTDDSLEVWQEVTGAYNVGIFHWRPTVPAKKLAKDWKDLLLNDETIWDQAGFNNLVHKVLGPSVEGSNGLVYAFDGSLKLGILPASIFCSGHTYFVQALHQQLRLEPYAVHTTFQYAGTEGKRHRLREAMLFYDQPAYYDSAGGFLSFNPGLPKTLLLNGPHTLHSHFSLMNYQMKLIRTAFAVASLLNRTLVMPPLWCRFDRIWFGHPGILEGTLTRQPFLCPMDHLFEINVMLNDLSEAEFGPQIDFREYSFLQNPLVPKHVKESVLDVQLCDPHSSGCDIPNRSTNHGFIRFPRNSTEQMYIQTFSQYKDVKVLRFSSMEDTFQGFSSTEREAKFRNRVKRYVGLWCCVENRSPGHIYYDMYWNEKPGWTPEPPQTRNDDHPPWQTD; encoded by the exons ATGGCGCCGTGCAATTCGCTCCCCGAGGGCAAGCCCATCTTCTTAGCAATCTACACCGCCGTCGTTGCCGGAATCGTCTTCTCTGCCCTGGTCATACTCTCCTCCCTCTCCGGCGATGGGGGGAACGGAAAGCCGTTCTACTTCTCCGGCACCTGGCTCTTTCCTTCTGCGTCGTCTGCGCCACTCTCATCCCTTCCTCCTCTTTCGCCTCCGCCGG ATCTTAATCTTACAGTTACTAGAACGCCAAAGCAACGAATTGAGCCTCCTAACATGTTCACAAGAGCTATCTGGGATCTGCCACTTGATACTAAAATGCCGGACATGAAGTTGTTTCAGCTAACTAAGGATATGGTGAAGCATCGTGCAAAAGATAACATTATTATTGTGACATTTGGAAATCATGCATTCATGGATTTTATCGTGAATTGGGTCAAACACTTAACAGATCTAGATATCAGTAACCTTCTTGTTG GTGCTATGGACATCAAACTACTGGAATCTCTTTATTGGAAAGGCATTCCTGTCTTTGACATGGGTAGTAAAATGGCAACAATTGATGTTGGCTGGGGTTCCCCTACATTCCATAAAATGGGAAGGGAAAAAGTGTTGTTGATAAATGCTCTCCTACCTTTTGGCTATGAGATACTAATGTGTGATACAGATATGGTTTGGTTAAAG AATCCACTTCCATATATTGCTCGCTTTCCTGAAGCTGATATCTTAACATCAAGTGATCAGATTGTACCAACAGTCACCGATGATAGTTTGGAAGTCTGGCAGGAAG TAACTGGGGCCTATAATGTTGGAATTTTCCATTGGCGTCCTACTGTTCCTGCAAAAAAGCTAGCAAAGGACTGGAAAGATTTGCTTTTAAATGATGAAACTATATGGGACCAGGCCGGCTTTAATAATCTCGTTCACAAAGTTTTAGGTCCATCTGTTGAAGGATCAAACGGCCTGGTATATGCTTTTGATGGGTCCCTAAAGCTGGGTATACTACCAGCCAGTATTTTCTGCAGTGGCCACACATACTTTGTCCAG GCTCTTCACCAGCAGCTTAGGTTAGAGCCATATGCAGTTCACACCACCTTCCAGTATGCTGGTACTGAAGGAAAGCGCCATAGATTGCGGGAGGCTATGCTTTTCTATGACCAACCTGCATACTATGATTCTGCAG GAGGTTTCTTATCATTTAACCCAGGTCTTCCTAAGACTTTGTTGCTGAATGGTCCGCATACCCTACATTCTCACTTCTCACTCATGAATTATCAG ATGAAGCTGATAAGGACTGCATTTGCTGTTGCCTCTTTATTGAATAGAACACTG GTAATGCCTCCATTATGGTGCAGGTTTGACAGAATATGGTTTGGACATCCTGGAATTCTTGAAGGCACACTGACCAGACAACCTTTTCTTTGCCCTATGGACCACTTGTTTGAG ATCAATGTCATGCTCAATGACCTTTCTGAAGCAGAATTTGGTCCACAAATAGACTTCAGGGAGTATTCGTTCCTGCAGAATCCTTTAGTGCCCAAACAT GTGAAGGAGTCTGTTCTTGATGTTCAATTGTGCGATCCTCATTCCAGTGGATGCGATATTCCAAACAGATCAACTAACCATGGATTCATACGATTTCCAAGGAACAGCACTGAGCAAATG TATATACAAACATTCTCCCAATACAAGGATGTAAAAGTTTTGCGCTTTTCATCCATGGAGGACACCTTCCAAGGGTTCAGTAGCACT GAAAGGGAAGCAAAATTCAGAAATCGCGTGAAGCGGTACGTGGGGTTATGGTGTTGCGTGGAGAATCGCAGCCCTGGTCACATATATTATGACATGTACTGGAACGAGAAGCCTGGATGGACACCAGAACCACCTCAAACTAGAAATGATGATCATCCCCCATGGCAAACCGATTGA